The Streptomyces sp. NBC_01268 genome window below encodes:
- a CDS encoding amino acid kinase family protein, with product MSASTPPADPTDPTVVPTVVPTVVKLGGSCLDDLSGAWWDDLAAYGARHPLVLVHGWSKPLKRLSPRYSEPSAVLRDRYGNQSRWTTPEVIEDIKTVSATMAEEVFARLSARGITGERLLGSDGLVSAAEGERWWWREKQLVELENLVGPISGVNPALLKELRPGHAHLVTPLARNAAGQEVNTDADRAAAALAAATGATDLVLVTDVAHLLIDGEPVSRIDARKAAAFRDKGATGGMRKKLRAAGEALDGGVARVVIGAADVSDLLAGRTGTVITRS from the coding sequence ATGAGCGCGTCCACGCCCCCCGCGGACCCGACCGACCCGACCGTCGTTCCCACCGTCGTCCCGACCGTCGTCAAGCTGGGCGGCAGCTGCCTGGACGACCTGTCCGGCGCCTGGTGGGACGACCTCGCCGCGTACGGCGCCCGGCATCCGCTGGTCCTCGTGCACGGCTGGTCCAAGCCGCTCAAGCGGCTCAGCCCGCGCTACAGCGAGCCGTCCGCGGTGCTCCGCGACCGCTACGGCAACCAGAGCCGCTGGACCACCCCCGAGGTGATCGAGGACATCAAGACGGTCAGCGCCACGATGGCCGAGGAGGTCTTCGCCCGGCTCTCCGCGCGCGGCATCACCGGCGAGCGGCTGCTCGGCAGCGACGGCCTGGTCAGCGCTGCCGAGGGCGAGCGCTGGTGGTGGCGGGAGAAGCAGCTCGTCGAGCTGGAGAACCTGGTCGGGCCGATCAGCGGCGTGAACCCGGCCCTCCTCAAGGAGCTCCGCCCGGGCCACGCCCACCTGGTCACCCCGCTGGCCAGGAACGCCGCCGGCCAGGAGGTGAACACCGACGCCGACCGGGCCGCCGCCGCCCTCGCCGCGGCGACCGGCGCGACCGACCTGGTCCTGGTCACGGACGTCGCCCACCTGCTGATCGACGGCGAGCCGGTGTCCCGGATCGACGCGCGGAAGGCGGCCGCCTTCCGCGACAAGGGCGCCACCGGCGGCATGCGGAAGAAGCTGCGGGCCGCCGGCGAGGCGCTGGACGGCGGCGTGGCGCGGGTCGTCATCGGCGCGGCCGACGTCAGCGACCTGCTCGCCGGCCGTACCGGCACCGTCATCACGCGAAGCTGA
- the argC gene encoding N-acetyl-gamma-glutamyl-phosphate reductase, protein MTRTTRPIRAGVVGASGLAGGELIRLITQHPDLELAFLGGSSNIGRRPSELHPGLRLDFGGLTVRKVTEDTVDELADSLDVIFLATPAPVSAELSALLADRVPAVVDLSGAFRIRTPELHDRWYPKVSRRADLADRFVYGVPELVKDQLPDAALISLPGCYATAITLGLAPLTLGLGLDLRTVVVDGKSGSSGGGLQLRTADLHPFRSGAIAPYAPTGHRHAGEVRDFLDRSKPGSIGSLSMSAYGVSHVRGLLTSSYVFTDTAVDQRELQRAYLRFYKEHRFVRVRRHNETLIPVPDPQAVLGSNFCDVTVLYDEDDGRIVVLSALDNLVKGAAGQAVQAANLRFGLPEETGLTMQPVMPA, encoded by the coding sequence ATGACGCGCACCACCCGCCCGATCCGCGCGGGCGTCGTCGGCGCCTCCGGGCTCGCCGGCGGCGAACTCATCCGGCTGATCACCCAGCACCCCGACCTGGAGCTGGCCTTCCTCGGCGGCTCCTCGAACATCGGCCGTCGCCCGTCCGAGCTCCACCCCGGACTGCGGCTCGACTTCGGCGGACTGACCGTCCGCAAGGTCACCGAGGACACGGTCGACGAGCTCGCCGACTCGCTCGACGTGATCTTCCTCGCCACCCCGGCCCCGGTCTCCGCCGAGCTCTCGGCGCTCCTCGCCGACCGGGTCCCGGCCGTCGTCGACCTCAGCGGCGCCTTCCGGATCCGTACCCCCGAACTGCACGACCGGTGGTACCCGAAGGTCAGCAGGCGCGCCGACCTCGCCGACCGCTTCGTCTACGGCGTGCCCGAACTGGTCAAGGACCAGCTGCCCGACGCGGCGCTGATCTCGCTGCCCGGCTGCTACGCCACCGCCATCACCCTCGGCCTCGCGCCGCTCACCCTCGGCCTCGGGCTCGACCTGAGGACGGTCGTGGTGGACGGCAAGAGCGGGTCCAGCGGCGGCGGGCTCCAGCTGCGCACGGCGGACCTGCACCCCTTCCGCAGCGGCGCCATCGCCCCGTACGCCCCGACCGGGCACCGGCACGCGGGTGAGGTGCGGGACTTCCTGGACCGGAGCAAGCCGGGTTCGATCGGCTCGCTGAGCATGTCCGCGTACGGCGTCTCCCATGTCCGCGGGCTGCTGACCAGCAGCTACGTGTTCACGGACACGGCCGTCGACCAGCGCGAACTGCAGCGGGCCTACCTGCGCTTCTACAAGGAGCACCGCTTCGTCCGCGTACGCCGGCACAACGAGACGCTGATCCCGGTGCCGGACCCGCAGGCGGTGCTGGGCTCCAACTTCTGCGACGTGACGGTCCTGTACGACGAGGACGACGGCCGGATCGTCGTGCTCTCGGCGCTGGACAACCTGGTCAAGGGCGCCGCGGGCCAGGCCGTGCAGGCGGCGAACCTGCGCTTCGGGCTGCCCGAGGAGACGGGGCTGACCATGCAGCCGGTGATGCCGGCATGA
- a CDS encoding ATP-grasp domain-containing protein produces MTRRIAIVADRISWEERKLIQAGPDFGLTVEWVNDESLTLGHEDAPSLKGYDALLVRSRSYTRGGLVATLAEAAGARVLNSARAIHVCENKAVLRAELRRAGVPVPEFRLALSRKDFERAVAELSPPLVLKPVFGGMGKRVTLIRDSDLAQSVYDYVEDLGHAFEQACLVEPYMGGGTSVRCLVVGHEVVGAAEFESAGTDWRNNAALGNSSRAVAHDPDVLKIVDGVVGELGPGIYGVDLFRTPDGYVVNEVNHAPGFRAVASATGADIPAAVGAYLQELLA; encoded by the coding sequence ATGACCCGGCGCATCGCGATCGTCGCCGACCGGATCAGCTGGGAGGAGCGCAAGCTGATCCAGGCCGGCCCGGACTTCGGCCTGACCGTCGAGTGGGTCAACGACGAGTCCCTCACCCTCGGCCACGAGGACGCTCCCTCCCTCAAGGGCTACGACGCCCTGCTGGTCCGCAGCCGCAGCTACACCCGCGGCGGCCTCGTCGCCACGCTCGCCGAGGCCGCCGGGGCGCGGGTGCTCAACTCCGCGCGGGCGATCCACGTCTGCGAGAACAAGGCCGTCCTGCGGGCCGAGCTGCGCAGGGCCGGGGTGCCCGTGCCCGAGTTCCGGCTCGCGCTCTCCCGCAAGGACTTCGAGCGGGCCGTCGCCGAGCTGTCGCCGCCGCTGGTCCTCAAGCCGGTCTTCGGCGGCATGGGCAAGCGGGTCACGCTGATCAGGGACTCCGACCTCGCCCAGTCGGTGTACGACTACGTCGAGGACCTCGGCCACGCCTTCGAGCAGGCCTGCCTCGTCGAGCCGTACATGGGCGGCGGCACCTCCGTGCGCTGCCTCGTCGTCGGCCACGAGGTGGTCGGCGCGGCCGAGTTCGAGAGCGCCGGCACCGACTGGCGCAACAACGCGGCGCTCGGCAACAGCAGCCGCGCCGTGGCCCACGACCCGGACGTGCTGAAGATCGTCGACGGGGTGGTGGGCGAACTCGGCCCCGGCATCTACGGGGTCGACCTGTTCCGCACGCCCGACGGCTACGTCGTCAACGAGGTCAATCACGCCCCCGGCTTCCGGGCCGTGGCCTCCGCGACCGGCGCGGACATCCCGGCCGCCGTCGGCGCCTACCTCCAGGAGCTGCTCGCATGA
- a CDS encoding lysine biosynthesis protein LysW: MSTATLTGVCPECETDLTVPPIGEGETLSCPECMLTLRVEAVQDGTLTLEMVEVQLRDWGQ, from the coding sequence ATGTCCACCGCCACCCTCACCGGCGTCTGCCCCGAGTGCGAGACCGATCTGACCGTGCCCCCGATCGGCGAGGGCGAGACCCTCTCGTGCCCCGAGTGCATGCTCACCCTGCGCGTGGAGGCCGTCCAGGACGGCACTCTCACGCTGGAGATGGTCGAGGTGCAGCTGCGCGACTGGGGTCAGTGA
- a CDS encoding LeuA family protein, whose translation MAAGERPEALPHLPRISDATLRDSAHMAGVEFGPEDAAAIADLLVRTGVELVEVGMVSGPGSKDADLVLATHEAVTPERSMTLVVVRDRQQVARALDEAERLGVRHIMYSIPTSEQHAKLKLGSPSAKFLQTLARSAITQAKERGFHVTFSGEDGARTPRERLVPYVTAGFEAGADRFRLAETVAYLSPWQMEEVIGDLTEIDGSEIEIHSHNMLGMAVANSLAAVRAGAQWISATVGGIGERGGNAPLAELLTSLRVIHDDTRFDLTHLTELSRIALKGAGLGEAFQSGPTTSHAFAYELPGQLTHPEAYETLPAELVGNSRELLVRTRLTPALVKWALDGSGVFVDVDAFTPWLTERQENSGAPLLDRDAIRKAAIDFQAA comes from the coding sequence ATGGCAGCAGGAGAAAGGCCGGAGGCGCTCCCCCACCTCCCCCGCATATCCGATGCGACGCTGCGGGATTCGGCGCACATGGCGGGCGTCGAGTTCGGCCCCGAGGACGCCGCGGCCATCGCCGACCTGCTCGTGAGGACGGGCGTCGAGCTGGTCGAGGTCGGCATGGTGTCGGGCCCCGGCTCGAAGGACGCCGACCTGGTGCTCGCCACCCACGAGGCCGTCACCCCCGAGCGGAGCATGACGCTCGTCGTGGTGCGGGACCGCCAGCAGGTCGCGCGGGCCCTCGACGAGGCCGAACGGCTCGGCGTGCGCCACATCATGTACTCGATCCCGACCTCCGAGCAGCACGCCAAGCTGAAGCTGGGCTCGCCGAGCGCCAAGTTCCTGCAGACACTGGCCCGTTCGGCGATCACACAGGCCAAGGAGCGCGGCTTCCACGTCACCTTCAGCGGCGAGGACGGTGCCCGCACCCCGCGCGAGCGGCTCGTCCCGTACGTCACGGCCGGCTTCGAGGCCGGTGCCGACCGGTTCCGGCTGGCCGAGACCGTCGCGTACCTCTCGCCCTGGCAAATGGAGGAGGTGATCGGCGACCTCACCGAGATCGACGGGTCCGAGATCGAGATCCACTCCCACAACATGCTGGGCATGGCCGTCGCCAACTCCCTCGCCGCCGTCCGGGCGGGCGCCCAGTGGATCTCGGCGACCGTCGGCGGCATCGGCGAGCGCGGCGGCAACGCCCCGCTGGCCGAACTGCTCACCTCCCTGCGGGTGATCCACGACGACACCCGCTTCGACCTGACCCACCTCACCGAGCTGTCCCGCATCGCCCTCAAGGGCGCCGGGCTCGGCGAGGCCTTCCAGTCCGGGCCGACCACCTCGCACGCCTTCGCGTACGAACTCCCCGGCCAGCTCACCCACCCCGAGGCGTACGAGACGCTGCCCGCCGAACTCGTCGGCAACTCCCGCGAGCTGCTGGTCCGCACCCGGCTCACCCCGGCGCTCGTCAAGTGGGCGCTGGACGGCTCGGGCGTCTTCGTCGACGTGGACGCCTTCACCCCCTGGCTCACCGAGCGCCAGGAGAACTCCGGCGCGCCGCTGCTCGACCGGGACGCGATCCGCAAGGCCGCGATCGACTTCCAGGCCGCCTGA
- a CDS encoding maleate cis-trans isomerase family protein → MDLFSLPRLGVVVPPENPTAEPEFNRLLGAGMHVYTSRFPTTPGVGLKEMLETYNRVLPDTLAGFGAMRLEAAVVACSASHYLLDPDGDLALCEELSHGAGFPVRSSTQAILAACEALDVRRLTLVSPYQPWLTEVSRAFWERAGLTVDEVVLVPAGRTPDGAEHFDPYEVTADRIGERIRTHLQERPLPEGSALLFTGTGMGTLAALTELAGRPDTAGRPLLSSNLASAWWALRAAGAPAGEAHPLVRRLEAQVELATAR, encoded by the coding sequence ATGGACCTTTTCTCGCTGCCCCGACTCGGCGTCGTCGTACCGCCGGAGAACCCGACGGCGGAACCGGAGTTCAACCGGTTGCTGGGCGCCGGAATGCACGTGTACACCTCCCGGTTCCCCACGACCCCCGGCGTGGGGCTCAAGGAGATGCTGGAGACCTACAACCGGGTGCTGCCCGACACGCTCGCGGGCTTCGGCGCCATGCGCCTGGAAGCCGCCGTCGTGGCGTGCAGCGCCTCGCACTACCTCCTCGACCCGGACGGGGACCTCGCCCTGTGCGAGGAGCTCTCGCACGGCGCCGGCTTCCCCGTGCGCTCCTCCACACAGGCGATCCTGGCCGCGTGCGAGGCGCTCGACGTGCGGCGGCTGACCCTCGTCTCCCCGTACCAGCCGTGGCTCACCGAGGTCTCGCGGGCCTTCTGGGAGCGGGCCGGGCTCACCGTCGACGAGGTCGTCCTGGTCCCGGCCGGGCGCACCCCCGACGGTGCCGAGCACTTCGACCCGTACGAGGTCACCGCCGACCGGATAGGCGAGCGCATACGGACCCACCTGCAGGAACGCCCGCTCCCCGAAGGGTCCGCCCTCCTGTTCACCGGTACCGGCATGGGCACCCTCGCCGCCCTGACGGAGCTCGCCGGCCGGCCGGACACGGCCGGCCGGCCGCTGCTCTCCTCGAACCTGGCGTCCGCGTGGTGGGCGCTGCGGGCGGCGGGCGCGCCGGCCGGGGAGGCGCACCCGCTGGTGCGCCGGCTGGAGGCGCAGGTGGAGCTGGCGACGGCGCGCTGA
- a CDS encoding response regulator transcription factor, whose amino-acid sequence MRNVLVVEREASSAASLVRDLRRQGFAARSVDSGAHALRTYREADLVLLSLELPDVDGIEVCRNLRAESDVPLIAFTRRDDELERVLALKAGADDCVAQTWGFREIAARVEAVLRRARRPLSAPPEVISLGPLHIDPRAREVRLRDRLVDVTSKEFELLHVLASHSGTVISRKELMAKVWGSEWATTSRTIDTHVSTLRAKLGCSRWILTVRGVGYRMGHHSPSARVPEAEAS is encoded by the coding sequence GCGATCTGCGCCGCCAGGGCTTCGCCGCCCGCAGCGTGGACAGCGGGGCACACGCCCTGCGCACCTACCGCGAGGCCGACCTGGTGCTGCTCTCGCTCGAACTGCCCGATGTCGACGGCATCGAGGTCTGCCGCAACCTGCGCGCCGAAAGCGATGTCCCGCTCATCGCCTTCACCCGCCGCGACGACGAATTGGAGCGGGTGCTCGCACTGAAAGCGGGCGCGGACGACTGTGTCGCGCAGACCTGGGGTTTCCGGGAGATCGCGGCACGCGTCGAAGCCGTTCTGCGCCGGGCCCGCCGCCCCCTCTCCGCGCCGCCCGAGGTGATTTCCCTCGGCCCTCTGCACATCGATCCGCGAGCCCGGGAAGTACGGCTCCGCGACCGACTCGTCGACGTCACGTCGAAGGAATTCGAGCTGCTTCACGTGCTCGCCTCGCATTCCGGGACGGTGATCTCCCGGAAGGAACTGATGGCCAAGGTGTGGGGCAGCGAATGGGCCACCACCAGCCGGACCATCGACACCCATGTGAGCACCCTGCGCGCCAAGCTGGGCTGCAGCCGCTGGATCCTCACGGTCCGCGGGGTCGGCTACCGGATGGGGCACCACTCGCCGTCCGCGCGCGTCCCGGAGGCGGAGGCCAGCTGA